In Heteronotia binoei isolate CCM8104 ecotype False Entrance Well unplaced genomic scaffold, APGP_CSIRO_Hbin_v1 ptg000122l, whole genome shotgun sequence, a single window of DNA contains:
- the LOC132590526 gene encoding zygote arrest protein 2.S-like, translated as MDRFVYPPYSVYQSYGRTFTSSHNVAPRPPPKQKQSSWKQSKNSSTPNPYRGPPPALSSDPRETSPDYLDTYKRAQLKALLSQVSPGLGPRLRKTSTKEVGVQVNPRVDAAVQCSLGSRPLQAVRPQSPSARLTREPPLPGIYSPVVGRRLFTLPEAVVEPQEQDGAPASQPLAEEEPEEKAAWETGGKETPLGENRGEESALRPDCKGEGAKKGGNARGEGKIASFQFLEQKYGYFHCNNCKTRWESAYVWCISGTNKVYFKQLCRKCQKGFNPYKVEAIMCQLCSKTRCSCPQKKRHIDLKRPHRQELCGRCKGKRLSCDNTYSFKYIV; from the exons TTTGTGTACCCACCCTACAGCGTATACCAGAGTTATGGGAGGACCTTCACCTCTAGCCACAACGTGGCCCCCCGACCGCCCCCCAAGCAAAAGCAGTCCAGCTGGAAGCAGAGCAAGAACAGCAGCACCCCTAATCCCTACCGAGGGCCACCGCCCGCCCTTTCCTCGGACCCGCGGGAGACCTCGCCGGACTACCTAGACACCTACAAGCGGGCCCAGCTGAAGGCTCTGTTGTCGCAGGTCAGCCCAGGCCTCGGCCCGCGGCTCCGCAAAACCTCCACCAAGGAGGTGGGTGTCCAAGTGAACCCTCGGGTAGACGCCGCCGTGCAATGCTCGCTCGGCTCCCGCCCGCTCCAGGCCGTCCGGCCCCAGAGCCCCTCGGCTCGCCTCACTCGGGAACCGCCGCTGCCGGGCATCTATTCGCCTGTCGTAGGGCGGCGCCTCTTCACTTTGCCCGAAGCGGTGGTGGAACCCCAAGAGCAGGACGGAGCTCCCGCTTCGCAGCCGCTCGCCGAGGAAGAGCCTGAGGAGAAGGCGGCGTGGGAGACTGGTGGGAAGGAAACGCCGCTGGGAGAGAACCGAGGCGAAGAATCCGCCCTGCGGCCGGACTGTAAGGGAGAAGGGGCCAAGAAGGGCGGCAACGCCAGAGGAGAAGGCAAAATAGCTTCGTTCCAG TTCCTGGAACAGAAATATGGCTACTTCCATTGCAACAACTGTAAGACCAGATGGGAGAGTGCCTATGTATGGTGCATTTCTGGAACTAATAAG GTTTACTTCAAACAGCTCTGTCGCAAGTGTCAGAAAGGCTTCAATCCTTATAAAGTAGAAGCAATTATGTGCCAG CTGTGTTCAAAGACTCGTTGCTCCTGCCCTCAGAAGAAAAGACACATTGACCTCAAGAGGCCCCACCGTCAAGAACTGTGCGGCCGCTGCAAAGGCAAGAGACTGTCTTGTGACAATACCTACAGCTTCAAATACATTGTctga